A genomic segment from Pseudosulfitobacter sp. DSM 107133 encodes:
- the ruvC gene encoding crossover junction endodeoxyribonuclease RuvC produces the protein MTRILGIDPGLRNLGWGIIDMSGSRLTHVANGVCQSLPGDLADRLMSLHTQLTAVINQYRPDAAAVEQTFVNKDGAGTLKLGQARGIAMLVPAQAGLKVGEYSPNTVKKTVVGVGHAAKVQVLHMVQMQLPGAVITGPDAADALAIAICHAHHGPTGGLAAAVQRAQAS, from the coding sequence ATGACACGGATTTTGGGCATTGACCCGGGGCTGCGCAACCTTGGTTGGGGCATTATCGACATGAGCGGATCACGGTTGACCCATGTGGCGAACGGTGTGTGCCAGTCGCTGCCGGGGGATCTGGCAGACCGGTTGATGTCGCTGCACACACAACTGACTGCCGTAATCAACCAGTACAGGCCCGATGCGGCGGCGGTCGAACAGACCTTTGTGAACAAGGACGGGGCCGGAACACTGAAGCTGGGGCAGGCGCGCGGGATCGCGATGCTGGTGCCCGCGCAGGCGGGGCTGAAGGTGGGCGAATATTCCCCCAACACGGTGAAAAAGACGGTCGTGGGCGTGGGGCATGCGGCCAAGGTGCAGGTGTTGCATATGGTGCAGATGCAATTGCCCGGCGCGGTGATTACAGGGCCGGATGCGGCGGATGCGCTGGCCATCGCCATCTGTCACGCGCATCATGGCCCCACGGGCGGCCTTGCCGCAGCAGTACAGCGGGCACAGGCATCATGA
- the ruvA gene encoding Holliday junction branch migration protein RuvA has product MIGKITGRIDYRALDHVLIDVNGVGYLVYCSERTLAALPGTGQVTALYTDLVVREDLMQLFGFTTLVEKEWHRLLVSVQGVGAKASLAILGALGPDGVGRAIALGDWNAVKAAKGVGPKIAQRVVLDLKDKAPGLMAMGGTVAQAMGDETAEVIEAPVRAAAPAPTPTAQADALSALGNLGYGPGDAAGAVAQAATDDPQADTPTLIRAALKLLAPKG; this is encoded by the coding sequence ATGATTGGCAAGATTACCGGACGTATCGACTATCGCGCTTTGGATCATGTGCTGATCGACGTGAACGGCGTGGGCTATCTGGTCTATTGCTCGGAGCGCACGCTGGCGGCCTTGCCCGGAACGGGGCAGGTGACGGCGCTGTACACCGATCTTGTGGTGCGCGAGGACCTGATGCAGCTGTTCGGCTTTACGACTTTGGTGGAAAAGGAATGGCACCGTTTGCTGGTGTCGGTGCAGGGGGTCGGGGCCAAGGCGTCGCTGGCCATCCTTGGCGCGCTGGGGCCGGACGGCGTGGGCCGTGCGATTGCGCTGGGCGACTGGAACGCGGTCAAGGCGGCCAAGGGGGTCGGCCCCAAGATTGCGCAACGCGTGGTGCTGGACCTGAAGGATAAGGCCCCCGGCCTGATGGCCATGGGCGGGACGGTGGCGCAGGCGATGGGCGACGAAACGGCCGAAGTGATCGAAGCGCCAGTACGCGCGGCGGCGCCGGCACCCACACCCACGGCACAGGCCGATGCGTTGTCGGCACTGGGCAACCTTGGCTATGGCCCCGGCGATGCAGCGGGTGCCGTGGCGCAGGCGGCCACCGACGATCCGCAGGCCGACACGCCGACGCTGATCCGGGCTGCGTTGAAGCTGCTGGCGCCAAAGGGGTAG